From Echinicola soli, a single genomic window includes:
- a CDS encoding regulatory protein RecX, with translation MSFPRKDYSQEPQKKNLTPGQAKVKIAAFCAYQERSQQEVRDKLYTYGLYQDEVEELISVMITENFLNEERFAEAYVRGKFHLKKWGRLKIEQGLKQHRLSANCIKLGMREIDPDDYWKELLQLAGKKWEATQESDSFKKKAKIHRFLISRGFEYDLVNSALQEVASENQDRMDH, from the coding sequence ATGTCCTTCCCAAGAAAAGATTATTCCCAAGAGCCTCAGAAAAAAAACCTTACCCCTGGTCAAGCTAAGGTGAAGATTGCGGCATTTTGTGCCTACCAAGAGCGGAGCCAGCAGGAAGTCAGGGACAAACTTTACACCTATGGCCTGTATCAAGATGAGGTGGAGGAATTGATTTCGGTGATGATTACAGAGAATTTCCTCAATGAGGAACGGTTTGCAGAAGCCTACGTCAGGGGAAAATTTCACCTTAAAAAGTGGGGGCGGCTGAAGATTGAGCAGGGTTTGAAGCAGCATCGGCTGTCGGCAAACTGCATTAAACTTGGAATGCGGGAAATTGACCCGGATGATTATTGGAAGGAGCTGTTGCAGCTTGCTGGAAAAAAATGGGAAGCCACCCAAGAAAGCGACTCCTTCAAGAAAAAAGCCAAAATCCACCGATTTTTGATCAGCAGGGGTTTTGAATATGATTTGGTGAATAGTGCTTTGCAGGAGGTAGCCTCAGAAAATCAGGATCGCATGGATCATTAA